The genomic stretch GGGCCAAAAGTTTGGTTTCGATGTTGTGCTGAAAAGGAAAGTCCAGACCTACATTGAGGTAGAGTCATTTAAATCTTGCAAAATATTAAATCAGACCTTAAGTATGAAATAGAATACATGGAAGTGTGTGACTTGGCATACTAATCGGTGTTACGTCTCCCACTTCATCCTGTCTTTGTGCTTCCAGATGAAAAATAATCCTAATCAGATCTGTTGGCTGCTGGAGAAGGTCCCTCGCTCTTCGGACAACCAGAATGGATTCAACACTTTCCAACAGTTCCTGGATAACAAACAGTACACTAACCGTGGCATCCTGCGCTACGAGAAGATGTTTGGGGCTGGTTATGTCAGCACAGGCGGGCCCAGCACCACCaaggtaataataatatctGAAACACACCAAAAAAATTGGCAGAAAAAAGTCAATAGGTGCTCCTTGGGATGCATTCAACTGATGTGCTAAATAAAAGGTGtgattttgtaaatgaaaatatgaaataataacagCATGACATAATTTTGCTCAATTGTGGAAGAAAAGTCAATTCAGTTTTTCATACATTTCTGTGTAGTAACATATAGCTTATGCTGTCAAAACAACCTTTAAAAGTGTCTCTTTGTCCAGCTGCATCTTTCTTATcaaataaatgctacaaatgaCCTTCAAGACTTAGCCCTTATCATAGCCACTCATCATATCAGAGGATACTCCTCCCCTCCTGTTTCCTCTGGTCTCTTCAAAAGTTTCTGTTATCATGGCATTAGAGAAGCTGCAACTTCAAAAGAGTGTTTTattcaacaggaaaaaacacaagtttCAATGAGCCATGACTAAAAAACTATTGGATATGATTacttttttcaatttgtgcattcCTGGTCGTTTTGGTGGTGCCACAATATTTACTGTTAActtattttccaaaaataaGAAGAATTGATTTGTGAGTCAAGAGCAAAGTGGATATTTAAGGGCTTTGAATAAAGTAATGAACTTACTGTCTTGGTACTAACAGGAGTTTGTGGACCTTCTGAACCTGAAACCTGGTCAGAAGGTTCTGGATGTTGGCTGTGGCATCGGTGGAGGAGACTTCTACATGGCAAAGGTAAGAGCCAAGGAAGCTTCTATATTTAAGGTGATAGTAGTAACACTACACAATAGCTGGATGTTATAATAACTAAAATGATTGTGGGGCCAATAATGGTTTATGTTTCAGTCTTTTGGAGTAGAAGTGCTTGGCTTGGACCTGTCAGAAAACATGGTGGACATCGCCATGGAGAGGGCGATCACTGAGAAGCTGCCATCAGTACATCTAAACACTCACTTGTCCTATTGGTTTAAACACCACAGATAATTTGATTCATGGTTTcgtataaataaaaatcaataacgTTCCATGTTCTACCTCAGGTCCAGTTTGAGGTGGCTGATGCCACTAAGAGGACGTTCCCAGAAGGTTCCTTTGATGTGATCTACAGCAGAGACACAATCCTGCACATAGCTGACAAACTCGCCCTCTTCAAACGCTTCCATGTGAGTGTTTCTCATACAGTACCTTGGACAGCAGCATTAAATTCATCCCTCTCCATTCTATTAATTTCCAAAGCTCTCTTGAATTTTTGAGTGTAGCTTGAggattaaatattaaaaaatacatacaaaaaccCACTTTCTTCATGCCATATGCAGATTTCTGTGGTAAATCAGTTTCTTTAGTCTCACGTCATCCAGTAATGTTATAAACATTATGATTACACTTGCGTATATGTGTTACTATTTTACttagatcatgatgaattgttcctgtcttgtactgcaactctgcaacatcagccGACTGCGCACTGCGAAACACTCCTTCtcgtacaagaaaataaaattttgatACTTCAGCTccggtctctattgtttaatggtcatCACGAAGAAATTCTTTTAACAAGTAACTTTTCATTCTCGTTGCTCTTTGCGTCCAGTCATGGTTAAAACCAGGAGGCCAGCTTCTTATCAGTGACTACTGCTGTGGGGAGAAGCCCTGGACACCACAGTTCGAGGCCTACGTCGAACAGAGAGGCTACATCCTCTACACACCATCACAGTATGGGAaggtaaatatacagtatagactAATTATGTAACAGATTATCATGCGACTATGCTGACCTTTTGGGAGCTCAAACCTTTGGGTCCTGTTACCCAATATATGATGATTGGTTAAGATCATGATTGGCTCCCAAATCATTGCTGAGTTTCTGGAACACAACATCATCTGTGCTCACACATACCAtccaatatataaataaactgatgGCCATCAGGGTTAtatcaaaagaaaacatgtaaacatgttgaTTATTCTAAATTGGTACTGTTTTCAACACTGTGGTAATAATTCAACCAAGTTGGTTTATCTGGCGATATTAGCTTAACAAAGATATATTATTACTGGTGAACATGTCAGATGATATGTCACACAAATATCAGTACACAAATGTCAAAGATGTGTTTGGCAGAATTTAGAAACACTGTCACCATTACATTATTTGTCCACCAGAGGGCACagatgagtttgtttttcaacTGTAAACTCTGCTGCCCTCACTATGCTTGTGTGTAAGTGCACAGCTATGCAGCTATGAGctaaacacactgacacactgactcATGCCAGGAAGAAACAAGGTATCATCATTATAAGATCAAGATTAAGTCCCcaaagaaaatacaacaaagtaaTTATGTtgttacataaacataaacatatacaataccagtcaaaagtttggacacaccttcccattcacttcaattaGAAAGTGTACTTGTACTGTACAGAGTCAACAAGAGGAAAGTAAAATATGTAATAGTTAGCAACACTACAGATAATGCTCCAACAAGGGTGTTTGTGGAGTAAAAGATGTTTGTCAGTATTTGCTTGATCACAGATgacaaaacactgaatgtaataaTGTCAGTTACACTGTGTCAGTGGTTGCTACTAGTAACACAATATTTAACTGAAACTAACAGCTGGTGGCAAAAAACTCACTCTGTTTATTAATAACCACATTTCCCGTAAGAGATcctcatcaaaaatgtttgtttatgttatgaGTTTATGTATAACATTCCTATCAGATGATATATTGTCATCAGATATTGTTACctgcctcaaaaatccagtgaTTTACTGTCCTAAATCCTACACTGTAGGCAGCCATTTGTTTCTATTTGCTATCAAGATGAACTTGCAGAGACTTGACATTTGCCAGAGATTGTAACCCATCACATCATACATTATTGTTGCATGGTAACTCActttaaacttttcaaatgaatCTGTTCTTACATCTGCTTTTCCAAACAACAATAAGGAAACTTAAGGAAACAGCCACATTCTCAACAGTAGAGTATACATAATTTGTAGTAAATGAGCTAAAACACACAATTACTCATTGTAGCTTTTCACTTGGAACTCCTATGCTTATGAccttatatataatatatagtacaCTGCATATAAGCCAAgttatgtgcacacacaaaattGCATTTTCTCCTGTTAAAGGTTGAATACTTTTTGTTCAGTCGTGTGTCTGTTTTACCAAGTCCCTAAATAAAGACTGccatgtttaaatgtgtgacTTTAAAATTAAATAGCCATCAGCCTTGaagctgtgaaaacacacagcatgcaTGAAAACCAGACAGATACGTTAAAGATTTGCCGCTTTTCAGTGGCCAAAGGTGAAGCCAGGTCTTTGTGAAACAGCCAGATACACAGACACAACTTTTGTCCCAGTTTTTCACATTAGGTAACTCCTAAAAAGGCAAAGTCTTCTCCTGTAGAAAGTCCTGGCACAAATAGTGTGTTCCACTGTGGATGTGTTGCTCGTGCATTACTGCTGTCCATCAGTTGGTGGTGCTGTGCCCACTCTGCTTCACcatttctgtctctcctgctgTAGTTCATTCAGGAAGCTGGTTTCTGCAATGTTCGAGCAGAAGACCGGACAGCCCAGTTCATCCAGGTGATCaagacagagctgcagagagcagaaGCCATCAAGGGTGAATTCATTGAGgtcagcatgcacacacacacacacacacacacacacacacacacacacacacacacacacacacacacacacacacacactcacacacatacacacacacacacacaaaacatgtgtCACCACTACAAAGTTACACTTCGACATAAATCGCCATACCAGAACATCTTGCATCATCCATGAACCAGACAAAAAACAAGAGGAACCTAAATTCCCTCTTAAATTCTTTGGATGACTGCTCATCATATCTGCCTCTGTCCCCTGTAGGAATTCTCTGAAGAGGACTATTTTGCAATAGTAAACggatggagagaaaaactgGAACGTTCCAACAGTGGAGACCAGCGATGGGGGCTATTTCATGCAACAAGGGTTTGAGTGATTGTACTAAGAATGTAGTGAAGtcaataaaagaggaaaaaaagcctGGAACTTCCCTTTTCTTATTTCCTTATACTGTATGCCTTTGTCAATGATTaaatgtttggggtttttttgggggggggttaaACTGTTAAGGATTCAAGTAATAGGAGAGTTTGTCAAACCTGAAAGTTACTGTGgtaatttcaatttaaaataaattagataTCACAATAATTATCAAAGTATTACGAATCTCAATTTTGTCACAACATTTATATGTtgacagacacaaaataatACAGGACCTACaatatttctcttcttttgaGCCTTTCTGAAATATTCTACAAATTTATTAGGGATGGGAAGATTCACAGATTTTCCTGATTTAAAAAAGTGTTCATTCAATACAATTAGGGAAGAACTTGTGATGCATCATTTCTTAAATCTTTGCTTCagtaaaatctgatttatttttatataattagtAGTAAAGCCCTATTCctttatttttacatagaaatgtgaccaataatttgatatttagatTGATTCCTCCTCTCTAAACTGTTTCTCAAGCATCCTACAGCTGTGTTGCGCTGCCAGAACACTCAGTGAGATACTTACTGAGTTGCAGTACTAgagaaacaaatatgtaaagtaaaaatggcacttttttttagttaatttatgATTTCCTGTATGcttacacacacaatcacactcatatacagtcacacacatatttgcacagagaaatacacacacaaccacccACGTTCACCTACAACCATTCACTAAATCAGGAGGTGATGGATATATGCTTACAGTTACATTTGCAGTTAAAGCAAGGGTGTCCTATCGTGATATACTTGTGCAGGTTTTCCTTCCAACCAAACACTTCACCAGTTGTTTTCACTGATTAACAAACTTTCAGCCACAGAGGAGAaactaatcagtgaaatcactTGAGTCTTTGGTTGGAAGGAAAACCTGAATATACTTAGCCCTCCTTGGCACATGGTTAGACATCGCGAAGCTAGAGCAGCATTACATGTTCACACATGTTTagacagaattttaaaaaaacttaaattgTACAGccaaagttgtgtgtgtgttgttgttttttgtttgtttgttttgattgaatATTCTGaacttcaataaataaattgcaTAAGTCTATGGGTTATGCACAAGTATATTTTTTGAGTtagtatatttttattcaattaagTACTATTGCATCAGAATAATTAAGTATGGAGaaactaaaaacattaaatatgtttaacaatattttgaagTACAGTGCacttaaaagaataaaatgtaaacttttAAGTTTGAATAAATGCTTAATAAGTACTTAACAAATAATTGTCTTacatattttgaatttaatcAGTTTCCACAAAAGTTTTGAGTATTCTGAACTTATTGACTTGTACAGTGAAGGTGAAGTAttggtgacctctgacctcagaagaaggatcaacaacaacaacaacaacaacaacatcagacaCCCTTGAGTGAAGGGGTTACGAAGACATCTGATCTAATCACACCGCTGGAACATGCATCCTGTCGATTTAGCTGCAGCACACGTCAACTGACGTGTTTTCATTGCTTCAGCATGATTTCTTATGAACACAGTCTACAATCATTTCTGACTTAATTTGATAAAGAAGAAATCAAAAGGGGGGAATGTGAGGGAAATTATTATATGAATAtgtatgaatgcatgtgtgAACTTAAAGGTTAAAAATGCTTAGTGACAGTGTTCAACAGACTCTTGAGGTGAGAGTGCAGTCGTGTGATTGGGTGTTGTGCCCCCCGGGCAGCTTGTTAAATTTGTCTGGAGGTTATGTTCTGCCTGTGAAGAAACCTGTTTAGTGGCTATGTTTCACATATGAAACCAAACAGAGTAATAATGCTTCAGTGTTACTTGAGAGTGTTTTGTTGAGTGTAGGTAATTCATGCATATTCAGTAGTGTTATTTGGGTGACATTACATGCTTCCAAAATATGTAACGTTGAACTTTGAAGGGTGctttattcattgttttattaataTTGTTTATATCCATCCTTGCTTGAACAGAGCATATGTGGTCTATTacttcttattttcatagtcaGTTACAGTATGAAGTCTTAAAATTGCACAGAAAGTGTAACCTGATTGCTCTCTGTGGATCTTGCATATGTTTGTTTCTTGTAGGCCACACACTCACCTTCCTGCCAATAAACTAGTAAAGGAAAGTtctgcttcctcctccaccttggCAACATTTTGGCAACAGCTATTACACTTGAACCACTTAGTctcacatacagacagaaaccATGTTTGTGCGTCTGAACAGTATGTCCCTGTTTGAGAGAGAAACTTGcatatattttgatatattaaGGCATATCCTGCCGTGTCTGTATGGGTATAACCACACATAGGGTAGTCACAATGACTCCTAGAGGTTGGTGTGAAAGAGATAAAGGAGTGTTTAGCCCATTTTTCGGGGCTCACACCTCCGCAGAAGCTTGTATGTCTGTATCGAGTGTGAGTGAGCCATGCTCGGAGCATTAAAGAAAGTGTGCCAGCACTGTATTGAGAAGTTGTTTCTTTCCTCGTGAAGTCACTTGCAAGTGGTGAATTTTTACAACACATAACATTTGCgcaagttgcatattggaccatgattagcttccaaactagttgtgaccCACAAAGTCATGCATGTACCTCCACGTCTCAGATTTAAGGTGGGGACATAGAAACCTTCACCCTGCAGTAGATAAACAGCGTTCTGGTgtcaaacatcattctgcacagtgaagctcaaacatccattTTTGAGTGAGGGGGACTTTAAGCAATGTGCAGTACTGCAGCAGGCAGGAATGTAAAACAGATAAGATTTAACCAGTGCTTCAGGTCTAAGATCCAATATGTCCATGTGTGAAATTTTGTCTCTGCATGATTGTGATGATTCTGTAATTGAAAATATCCCAGTAAAGGCTTCCGTTTAGTATTTGGgaatatttatgaataaatatcttACAGCTAGAAAACATCTAAATTTctcaaacacactaaaaaacaCCAAGATTGTTCTTAATATTTGGCTACAAAGGGATTTGTCTATTCTAGGTAGAGTTCTCCTCTCATAGCAGAGGGCCCGTCTCACTTTGTGTATccatctttatctttatttgtaaaTGATTCAACAGCCACAGAAGTAAATAAAATTCTTCTAGACTTTCTTTTGGAAGAATAAATCAGAAATGTGTACTTTCCGAGAGTAAAGTAGAAGGAGGTCTTGAAGTCCTGGATTTCGTTGATACTGTTAATACCTTTAAGGTTAATGGGTTAAAAGAGTGTCTTTAAAACTCTGATTCGATTTGATATTTCATCCCAAATCACATTTTCAACAAAAGTGGaggtctttcttttcttttgacatGTAATTTTTTTGCCAATCAAATTGTCAAACTTCCATCAGCAAGTTCTAAAAACTTTCTTCTAGCCTGGAAACCGGCTTTTCTCTACAATTTCTCACCTCACAAAACTTTTCTCTGGAACAACTGTGACATACTTATCAGAAATAAATCCTCCTTATTCTTTCCTAAATGGTTTCAATGATATATAAATCATATTCTCAATCTTTTTGATGAATTTGGTAATATACTGTCCTATGGACGGTTCATGTCTGTACACAGTTTTCCAATTCCTTTCAGAGAATTTAATTCTTTAACTCGAGCTATTCCATATGGATTAATTTAACTTGCGCAAAGCCACTGAAGTTATGgtgataataatataacacagcATACACTGATGTTGGATTGACTTGAACTAACAGATATGAAGTGTAACGATAAGCATATTTGCCAAACTTTtcaaagaaagaataaaactgTACCTACAGACGAGTCTCTCTGGAGGTCTCAGATTGAGAACATAAACTGGAGAAGAGTTTCGCTCTTACATTTTAACTACTGTATTTCAAACAAGGCTAAGGAAGTACATTTcaaaattttacataaaatataccCTGCTTATTGTCTTATTGCTAAATTTACAACATTGATATTTCTTGTATCTTTTGTAAACACACTATAGAAACAATTTCTCACCTGTTTTTTGATTGTGAAATATCCCAAAAATTTTGGACAGA from Thunnus thynnus chromosome 9, fThuThy2.1, whole genome shotgun sequence encodes the following:
- the pmt gene encoding phosphoethanolamine methyltransferase isoform X1; the protein is MLRNRRMPRDIFLRVSTTEATSRGADEGDCCGETQHFTILHKKHLSVPLGCTDLSVAELAEVFYGVRNNMTEFWKEHSKDATMEEMMLDSRARELTQQELPEILSMLPSLAGYRVLELGAGIGRYTSHLLTKATHVTAVDFMESFVERNRQDNGHHGNATFIQADVTKLEVPKNSIDFIFSNWLLMYLSDVELNSLLEKMLSWLQPGGFLFFRESCNHRSGDCKRDFNPTCYRTEAQYNHLISTVQMEDTDGGQKFGFDVVLKRKVQTYIEMKNNPNQICWLLEKVPRSSDNQNGFNTFQQFLDNKQYTNRGILRYEKMFGAGYVSTGGPSTTKEFVDLLNLKPGQKVLDVGCGIGGGDFYMAKSFGVEVLGLDLSENMVDIAMERAITEKLPSVQFEVADATKRTFPEGSFDVIYSRDTILHIADKLALFKRFHSWLKPGGQLLISDYCCGEKPWTPQFEAYVEQRGYILYTPSQYGKFIQEAGFCNVRAEDRTAQFIQVIKTELQRAEAIKGEFIEEFSEEDYFAIVNGWREKLERSNSGDQRWGLFHATRV
- the pmt gene encoding phosphoethanolamine methyltransferase isoform X2, encoding MDKVRNNMTEFWKEHSKDATMEEMMLDSRARELTQQELPEILSMLPSLAGYRVLELGAGIGRYTSHLLTKATHVTAVDFMESFVERNRQDNGHHGNATFIQADVTKLEVPKNSIDFIFSNWLLMYLSDVELNSLLEKMLSWLQPGGFLFFRESCNHRSGDCKRDFNPTCYRTEAQYNHLISTVQMEDTDGGQKFGFDVVLKRKVQTYIEMKNNPNQICWLLEKVPRSSDNQNGFNTFQQFLDNKQYTNRGILRYEKMFGAGYVSTGGPSTTKEFVDLLNLKPGQKVLDVGCGIGGGDFYMAKSFGVEVLGLDLSENMVDIAMERAITEKLPSVQFEVADATKRTFPEGSFDVIYSRDTILHIADKLALFKRFHSWLKPGGQLLISDYCCGEKPWTPQFEAYVEQRGYILYTPSQYGKFIQEAGFCNVRAEDRTAQFIQVIKTELQRAEAIKGEFIEEFSEEDYFAIVNGWREKLERSNSGDQRWGLFHATRV
- the pmt gene encoding phosphoethanolamine methyltransferase isoform X3, with amino-acid sequence MRVRNNMTEFWKEHSKDATMEEMMLDSRARELTQQELPEILSMLPSLAGYRVLELGAGIGRYTSHLLTKATHVTAVDFMESFVERNRQDNGHHGNATFIQADVTKLEVPKNSIDFIFSNWLLMYLSDVELNSLLEKMLSWLQPGGFLFFRESCNHRSGDCKRDFNPTCYRTEAQYNHLISTVQMEDTDGGQKFGFDVVLKRKVQTYIEMKNNPNQICWLLEKVPRSSDNQNGFNTFQQFLDNKQYTNRGILRYEKMFGAGYVSTGGPSTTKEFVDLLNLKPGQKVLDVGCGIGGGDFYMAKSFGVEVLGLDLSENMVDIAMERAITEKLPSVQFEVADATKRTFPEGSFDVIYSRDTILHIADKLALFKRFHSWLKPGGQLLISDYCCGEKPWTPQFEAYVEQRGYILYTPSQYGKFIQEAGFCNVRAEDRTAQFIQVIKTELQRAEAIKGEFIEEFSEEDYFAIVNGWREKLERSNSGDQRWGLFHATRV